Proteins encoded together in one Henckelia pumila isolate YLH828 unplaced genomic scaffold, ASM3356847v2 CTG_477:::fragment_3, whole genome shotgun sequence window:
- the LOC140872826 gene encoding uncharacterized protein, with translation MASLKYHSLVSLILTLSFALSLHTSQASRSLLQTMPNLPPLPTAALPSLPAIPILPTAALPPFPATSLPKQPTLPTLPNPTLSPLPATIPSLPTMSLPPLPTAMPTIPTNMPYNLPFLAAPPAAAPTISSTTSP, from the coding sequence ATGGCATCCCTCAAGTACCATTCCCTTGTGTCACTAATCTTGACATTGTCATTCGCATTAAGCCTCCACACTAGTCAAGCATCACGTAGCTTGTTACAAACTATGCCTAACCTACCACCATTGCCTACGGCGGCACTGCCATCTCTTCCGGCCATTCCGATCCTCCCAACCGCCGCGTTGCCGCCTTTTCCAGCGACTTCATTGCCTAAACAACCGACACTTCCAACTTTGCCAAACCCCACGTTGTCACCATTGCCCGCCACTATCCCATCATTGCCCACCATGAGTCTGCCGCCATTGCCTACGGCCATGCCCACAATTCCCACCAATATGCCTTATAACCTTCCTTTTCTTGCAGCACCTCCAGCCGCCGCCCCCACCATCAGCTCCACTACTAGCCCTTGA